The Salvelinus namaycush isolate Seneca chromosome 37, SaNama_1.0, whole genome shotgun sequence sequence ACTTTCTGGAACTGTTCCATCCAGTCCAAGGTTCCATTCTTCAGGGCGGATCGGTTTTCCTTGAACCAGCGGACAATCTCTGTGCGAGACAAACCTGTCTGTCCCTCCAGCTGGCTGTACTCCTCTGGCGACGGCCACTGGGTCTGGGTGAACACCTCTTTGAGAAGCCCTAGGGATTTCCTATCGATGGGCTCAGGACTGGTGGAAGTGGTGACGATGGGAAGAGGTGAGCACCGGACTTTGCTGTCCTGTTCGTAAACACTATTCAGTATCCCTCGTTGCTCCTCAAGGCTCTTAGGACCCATGGAGTTTGCCAGGGCTTGCTCCAAGTTGTCCCGCAGTGCTCTGCGCTCTGAGAACCAGCAGTCGATCTCAGTCTTGGAGAGCCTTGTGTCCACAACAAGGTTGTCAACGTCAATTTCAGTGGGGGAGCTGGTCCTCTGAAAACTCTCCTCTAGCATCTTGAGCTGCTCAGAGGATTTGCCTTTGAGCCTCTCCAGGAGAGGAAACTGGGTGGGGACAGCCTTTTTGGGCTGACTGTCTTTCGATGCCTGGGGCTCAATCTTGATCACCTGTGGCGCCACCTTGTGATTGAGGAGTCGTTGCTCACTGAACCACTTCTTGATTTCTCCTCTAGAGAGGCCGGTGGACTCAATGAGGCGGTACACTTCCTCCTCTTCAGGGAACTGGCACTGGGTGTAACTAGCTTTCAGTACAACAATCTGGTCCGGGGTTTTATTGGAGTCTGAAGTGAAGCTGGGTTTAGGCGAAGCCACCAGTCTAGGTGCCTGAATCGTCTGGATTATGGAGGGACGTTTGATCTCTGAAGAGGCCACTACTGGAGCTACCAAGGGTCGCTTAACTGACTGCACGACCTGGTTTGCCATGGTTAGTGTGATGGGAGAACAACTGACAGCTGAGCCGTTTGCAACCTGCGTCAACACATAACTGGTCTGTCCCAGGAGGTTGAAGGGGACGGATTGAACTAGGGACTGTTGTCCTTTGGTGGACTGGGCCATCTGGGCACCGCTCAGCACGGTGAAGGTGGTCTGTGGGACTGACTGGATGGTACCGTTGAACATCTTCTTCCGAGCTTCTTCCACCTCTTCAGGGGACCAGCTGATGCCTTGCTTCAGTCTCTGGAGGGTGAACCACACCTTGATCTGTTCCTCGGGGTGCTTGGAGGCAGCGGTAAGCCAGGACAGCTCCGCTTGGGTCGGGTACGGGAACTTGGTGAAGGATGTGATGAGTGTCATGTTACTGTCCAGTGAAGGGTTGTACTTGGAGGTGTTCAAAGGGACAGCGATTTTTGGTACTAAGTTGTAGTTAGGCGGGCGCTGAAGAGAAGGCATGATATGAGAGATGCCATCTTTTAGGGTCGCTTCTGGGATGATCACGGTCCCGTTCACATTCACGGCGGCGATCTGCTTTCTGGGGAGCTCGGGGTTGAGTCTGTCCAGTTGACTTTCTGTGAATAACCGTTTGTTGTCCGTTTTTGGCTTACTAATCTTCACTGTGGTGGATTTGCTCAGGGGGAAAGTGGCAAAGTCTTCTCCAGTCAGAAAGCCGTTGGTTGAATCACATACGACAGCGTTGCTTGTTCCTTCTATCGACTGCTCTAGGATGGTCTGATTGTTCAGTTTGATTCTCTTGAACTTAAAGTTGCTCTCCCCTGGATGACACCTCTCGTTGTGCTCTGTCAAGGTGTCAAACTTCTTTGTGTTGAAGTTGCACACAGCACACAGGTAGAGCGGGTTGAGAATGACATTGGGGTGATTGGAGTCCACGTGTTCCTTGAACTCATTCAGGTTCTGCGTAGAGAACGGACAGTACTTGCATTCATAGCCTCCCTGCTGCTTCCTCGGAGGCCTTGGATCCACCGCATTAGGTTTCTCAGGGGCCGGCGACTCCCGACGTGAACCACCAGGCTCTGTCCCAGAGCTCCAGTCCTCTCCAGGAAGCATCTCTGTGGAGCCATTCACCACTGTGCTTTTGTCATTCGCCGATACCTCCACCTCCATCTCACCTGGATCCTCTTGCCCCATCATGTCATCACCTCTAAAAACAGCATCAGCTCTACAAGGGGTCGTGGTCTTCCTTCGGCTGGCCATGGCGTGCGTAGGTCACCTGGGACTGTTAGACGGATGTTGTAGGGGAAATGAGGGGATGTTTGTCTTGTGAAGAATATGCACTTGTTCCTGCTGACTGTTAATGTCAGCTCCAATGAGGGAATTCATGAGACTTCATCCCAGATCACCCaacctgggggagagagagagaggagaaattaAACAAGGACATTCCTGCAATAACCTGAAAACAGACCATATTAAAATCCCAAACCGCCGGTTCAATAGTCTGCATCATTTTTCTTCCTCTTTTCTACGTAACATAAATGGCCATGGTAATAAGGCCTAACTCCGCAATGAACATGTCCCTAAACCATTGTACATATTCAGAGTCATTGTTCTCCACCCCTCTGTCACAGGGCCTAGCTTGTCCCttctgtgacaaaacaagcatttCAAACTCAATGACAGTAATCCTGGAAACCCAAAACTGCTTCCGATCCCGTCTCCctagtaacagattacatgtgTCATCTCTCTGTtgaagctgcaatatgtaaccgTCTCCctagtaacagattacatgtgTCATCTCTCTGTtgaagctgcaatatgtaaccgTCTCCCTAGTAACAGATTACATATGTCATCTCTCTGTtgaagctgcaatatgtaaccgTCTCCctagtaacagattacatgtgTCATCTCTGTtgaagctgcaatatgtaaccgTCTCCCTAGTAACAGATTACATATGTCATCTCTGTTAATCTGCAATATGTAACCGTCTCCCTAGTAACAGATTACATATGTCATCTCTCTGTtgaagctgcaatatgtaaccgTCTCCCTAGTAACAGATTACATATGTCATCTCtctgttaaagctgcaatatgtaaccgTCTCCCTAGTAACAGATTACATATGTCATCTCtctgttaaagctgcaatatgtaaccgTCTCCCTAGTAACAGATTACATATGTCATCTCTCTGTTgaagctgcaatatgtcacttttatgggcaacacacagaaatatgtgTTAATAGATCTGtcactcattgaaagcaagtctaagaagctgtaGATCTGTTCTGTGTGCAATGTTCTTTTTTTGTGTGTATCATTTACGGTTTTCACTTTTGTACACTAGtatcaaacagctgaaaatactatcTTTttagttatggaaaatatatttcacagcagtttagatggtacaatgattctctactctatacttgcttgttttgtcacaaactgaaattaagcgAACTActtgaattttagcaaccaggaaatagcAGAGTGATTTTCCCACAAAGTGCATCTTTAAAGGCCTAAAGCCAGTAGTACATACACCCAAAGCCAAGACAGCACCATTTTGGTGCAACATACTGTAGCTAAATCTGACAACGCACCAAAACAGGATCGGCTCCAAGGTAACAGATGTGAAAAACTTCAGAGAAGCCTTAAAGATGCAATATAATACAGTACATGGATTTAATTTCCCTGGGCATTAATTTTTTTATGAAGCGATAGAGGAGCTAATTCAAGAGAGCGTGAAAGAAGTCATTGATATTCTAGTTGCCTCATGCATTACCAAATCACATTTCCATGCAACAAAACTGGAAGGGAGAACGTGTTTTTATGTAACAAACATGAGTCTTTTATAAGGGCCGATGTGTTCCGACCTCCAGCAGTGACTGAACTGATAGAATCTGCTGGACGGGACAGCAGGTAAGTGATGGTAGGAGGACTTTAATAGAAGAGTGGGCTTTGTGTgatgaatggtgaataatgtagcTTTTGGCTCCAAAATGAAGATACATATCTGTTTTCACAGTGGACTGCCTGACCTCGGATCATTTATCAGTTCACTAAATCAGGAGAAAGCTATCAAATATCACATTTCAGTAACTGCCGCTCTTCAAACTCTTCAGAGATGGCTTTGCTGTAGAAAACCCATTTTTCTTCACAACGGTGACTAAGACCCAGTGGGGCTTTGGATGAGAACCAACATGTTTCATTTCAGGAACAACTgtttagaacacagaacatcATGTTTAATTTCAGGAACAACTGTTACATCCTACTGTTTAGAACCCAGAACATCATGTTTCATTTCAGGAACAACTgtttagaacacagaacatcATGTTTAATTTCAGGAACAACTGTTACATCCTACTgtttagaacacagaacatcATGTTTCATTTCAGGAACAACtgttacagtctactgtttaGAACCCAGAACATCATGTTTCATTTCAGGAACAACTGTTACAGCCTACTGTTTAGAACACAGATCATCATGTTTCATTTCAGGAACAACtgttacagtctactgtttagaacacagaacatcATGTTTCATTTCAGGAACAACTGTTTAGAACCCAGAACATCCATGTTTCATTTCAGGAACAACTGTTACAGCCTACTGTTTAGAACACAGATCATCATGTTTCATTTCAGGAACAACTGTTTAGAACCCAGAACATCATGTTTCATTTCAGGAACAACTGTTACAGCCTACTCTTTAGAACACAGAACATCATGTTTCATTTCAGGAACAACtgttacagtctactgtttagaacacagaacatcATGTTTCATTTCAGGAACAACtgttacagtctactgtttaGAACCCAGAACATCATGTTTCATTTCAGGAACAACtgttacagtctactgtttagaacacagaacatcATGTTTCATTTCAGGAACAACtgttacagtctactgtttagaacacagaacatcATGTTTCATTTCAGGAACAACTGTTACAGCCTACTGTTTAGAACCCAGAACATCATGTTTCATTTCAGGAACAACTGTTACAGCCTACTGTTTAGAACCCAGAACATCATGTTTCATTTCAGGAACAACTGTTACAGCCTACTGTTTAGAACCCAGAACATCATGTTTCATTTCAGGAACAACtgttacagtctactgtttaGAACCCAGAACATCATGTTTCATTTCAGGAACAACTGTTACAGCCTACTGTTTAGAACCCAGAACATCATGTTTCATTTCAGGAACAACTGTTACATCCTACTgtttagaacacagaacatcATGTTTAATTTCAGGAACAACtgttacagtctactgtttagaacacagaacatcATGTTTCATTTCAGGAACAACtgttacagtctactgtttaGAACCCAGAACATCATGTTTCATTTCAGGAACAACTGTTAAGAACACAGATCATCATGTTTCATTTCAGGAACAACtgttacagtctactgtttagaacacagaacatcATGTTTCATTTCAGGAACAACTGTTTAGAACCCAGAACATCCATGTTTCATTTCAGGAACAACTGTTACAGCCTACTgtttagaacacagaacatcATGTTTCATTTCAGGAACAACTGTTACAGCCTACTgtttagaacacagaacatcATGTTTCATTTCAGGAACAACTGTTTAGAACCCAGAACATCCATGTTTCATTTCAGGAACAACTGTTACAGCCTACTGTTTAGAACCCAGAACATCCATGTTTCATTTCAGGAACAACtgttacagtctactgtttagaacacagaacatcCATGTTTCATTTCAGGAACAACtgttacagtctactgtttagaacacagaacatcATGTTTCATTTCAGGAACAACtgttacagtctactgtttaGAACCCAGAACATCATGTTTCATTTCAGGAACAACTGTTACAGCCTACTGTTTAGAACCCAGAACATCATGTTTCATTTCAGGAACAACTgtttagaacacagaacatcCATGTTTCATTTCAGGAACAACTGTTACAACCTACTGTTTAGAACACAGATCATCCATGTTCCATGCTGTTGGtctggtggtcagggctctggTAAAAGATGGTCTCAGTAGAACATCATGTTGGtctggtggtcagggctctggTAAGAGATGGTCTCAGTAGAACATCATGTTGGtctggtggtcagggctctggTAAGAGATGGTCTCAGTAGAACGTCATGTTGGtctggtggtcagggctctggTAAGAGATGGTCTCAGTAGAACATCATGTTGGtctggtggtcagggctctggTAAGAGATGGTCTCAGTAGAACATCATGTTGGtctggtggtcagggctctggTAAGAGATGGTCTCAGTAGAACATCATGACTAGCTACATCAGCGCTGGGAAATGTCAAATACAAATGACTGCTGTCATCAACTCAGTCACTCATTGGATCGTCACTTGGGGTATTCCCATAACCAGCAGAAGAGGTGCATCGTTCAAATTCAGGCCAGACTCATTTCCATAAGGTAGTTATGACAACCACGGTCCGCAAATTGACTTGCCCTCGTTGCATTGCTGTTGATGCTACTGCTGCAGGTTATTAAACACACACCTCGCAGGTATTCATTAAtctgggaggagacatggagccaggaaggctgcagtgtattaaacacacacctcgcaggtattcattaatctgggaggagacatggagccaggaaggctgcagtgtattaaacacacacctcgcaggtattcattaatctgggaggagacatggagccaggaaggctgcagtgtattaaacacacacctcgcaggtattcattaatctgggaggagacatggagccaggaaggctgcaggttattaaacacacacctcgcaggtattcattaatctgagaggagacatggagccaggaaggctgcaggttattaaacacacacctcgcaggtattcattaatctgggaggagacatggagccaggaaggctgcagtgtattaaacacacacctcgcaggtattcattaatctgggaggagacatggagccaggaaggctgcaggttattaaacacacacctcgcaggtattcattaatctgggaggagacatggagccaggaaggctgcaggttattaaacacacacctcgcaggtattcattaatctgggaggagacatggagcCAGGAAGGCTACAGGTTATTAAACACACACCTCGCAGGTATTCATTAAtctgggaggagacatggagcCAGGAAGGCTACAGGTTATTAAACACACACCTCGCAGGTATTCATTAATCTGGGAGGATACATGGAGCCAGGAAGGCTGCAGTGTATTAAACAAACACCTCGCAGGTATTCATTAAtctgggaggagacatggagccaggaaggctgcaggttattaaacacacacctcgcaggtattcattaatctgggaggagacatggagcCAGGAAGGCTGCAGGTTATTAAACACACACCTCGCAGGTATTCATTAATCTGAGAGGAGACATGGAGCCAGGAAGGCTGCAGTGTATTAAACACACACCTCGCAGGTATTCATTAATCTGGGAGGAGAAATGGAGCCAGGAAGGCTGCAGTGTATTA is a genomic window containing:
- the LOC120030993 gene encoding zinc fingers and homeoboxes protein 2-like, producing the protein MASRRKTTTPCRADAVFRGDDMMGQEDPGEMEVEVSANDKSTVVNGSTEMLPGEDWSSGTEPGGSRRESPAPEKPNAVDPRPPRKQQGGYECKYCPFSTQNLNEFKEHVDSNHPNVILNPLYLCAVCNFNTKKFDTLTEHNERCHPGESNFKFKRIKLNNQTILEQSIEGTSNAVVCDSTNGFLTGEDFATFPLSKSTTVKISKPKTDNKRLFTESQLDRLNPELPRKQIAAVNVNGTVIIPEATLKDGISHIMPSLQRPPNYNLVPKIAVPLNTSKYNPSLDSNMTLITSFTKFPYPTQAELSWLTAASKHPEEQIKVWFTLQRLKQGISWSPEEVEEARKKMFNGTIQSVPQTTFTVLSGAQMAQSTKGQQSLVQSVPFNLLGQTSYVLTQVANGSAVSCSPITLTMANQVVQSVKRPLVAPVVASSEIKRPSIIQTIQAPRLVASPKPSFTSDSNKTPDQIVVLKASYTQCQFPEEEEVYRLIESTGLSRGEIKKWFSEQRLLNHKVAPQVIKIEPQASKDSQPKKAVPTQFPLLERLKGKSSEQLKMLEESFQRTSSPTEIDVDNLVVDTRLSKTEIDCWFSERRALRDNLEQALANSMGPKSLEEQRGILNSVYEQDSKVRCSPLPIVTTSTSPEPIDRKSLGLLKEVFTQTQWPSPEEYSQLEGQTGLSRTEIVRWFKENRSALKNGTLDWMEQFQKVNGKAGQNGQSSSGITERPPSSILQQHFTEAKTTLLSAEDAEKLPLQSKLINQDIVQWFTSKLGQSMTDISRDQHGQANVDRSRWVKVTMAVGDETKGALENQKMGSEAEVLMGDQPGRVTG